The Fragaria vesca subsp. vesca linkage group LG2, FraVesHawaii_1.0, whole genome shotgun sequence genome includes a window with the following:
- the LOC101298577 gene encoding uncharacterized protein LOC101298577, which translates to MARYIPRATLISITPIPIGNTPRPNSILPPQTHRFDASKASLFFGRRFHALCGGGRRTGPRPSLRICAAQRDYRRVRRRAPKSKVKELELNVSICIEEELPDDPEILGVAELLRINVPMALKLAFDGLKGSEYKTRDNAISDVGGFQSVELSVMLCNDEFIRKLNKEWRDEDHATDVLSMSQHVPELRLPILMLGDVVISVETAARQAEERGHTLLDEIRILMIHGLLHLLGFDHEISEEAEVEMEKEEELLLKSLGWAGKGLIQSASNAEINAISHEDKQDDRKREGSLRFYKPKFKYIFCDMDGTLLNSKTQISSTTAKALKEVSSRGVKIVIATGKTRSAVINVFKMVDLAGKDGIVSEFSPGVFCQGLLVYGKQGREIFKGNLDPNVCREACLYSWENRIPLIAYSEDRCFTLFDHPLVDSLHTVYHEPKGEIMPSVEHLLAAGDIQKVIFMDTAEGVATTLRPYWSGAIRDRAAVVQAQPDMLEIVPPGTSKGSGVKLLLDHLGVTPKEIMAIGDGENDIEMLELASLGIALSNGSEKTKAVANLIGASNDEDGAADAIYRYAF; encoded by the exons ATGGCGCGTTACATTCCACGCGCCACCCTCATATCCATCACCCCCATTCCCATCGGAAACACTCCCAGACCGAATTCCATCCTCCCTCCCCAAACTCACCGTTTCGACGCCTCCAAAGCCTCGCTCTTCTTCGGCCGGAGATTCCACGCGCTCTGCGGCGGCGGGCGGAGAACGGGTCCGAGACCGTCGCTACGAATCTGCGCGGCGCAGAGAGACTACCGGAGAGTGAGGCGGCGAGCTCCGAAGAGCAAGGTCAAGGAGCTCGAGCTCAACGTCAGCATTTGCATCGAGGAAGAGTTGCCGGACGATCCTGAAATCCTT GGCGTTGCGGAATTGCTGAGGATTAATGTGCCGATGGCGTTGAAGCTAGCATTTGATGGTTTAAAAGGTTCGGAGTATAAAACGAGGGACAATGCCATTAGCGATGTTGGAGGTTTTCAAAGCGTGGAGCTTTCGGTGATGCTTTGTAATGATGAGTTTATCCGAAAGCTTAACAAAGAGTGGAGAGATGAGGACCACGCTACTGATGTTCTTTCGATGTCGCAACATGTCCCTGAGCTCAGGCTTCCCATT CTTATGTTGGGCGACGTTGTGATTTCTGTTGAGACGGCAGCGAGACAAGCAGAAGAAAGAGGACATACACTTCTTGACGAGATACGCATTCTGATG ATACATGGATTGTTGCATCTATTAGGATTTGATCATGAGATAAGCGAAGAAGCCGAAGTGGAAATGGAGAAGGAGGAGGAGCTTCTCTTGAAGAGCCTTGGGTGGGCGGGAAAAGGATTGATTCAAAGTGCGTCCAATGCTGAAATCAATGCAATTTCCCATGAGGATAAACAAGATG ACAGGAAGAGAGAAGGCAGCCTTCGATTTTATAAACCAAAGTTCAAATATATTTTCTGCGATATGGATG GCACCCTTCTCAACAGTAAAACACAAATCAGCTCAACAACTGCAAAGGCTCTTAAGGAGGTCTCATCAAGGGGTGTGAAAATAGTGATAGCAACAGGAAAA ACTCGCTCAGCTGTGATCAACGTTTTTAAAATGGTAGACTTAGCAGGAAAAGATGGCATTGTTTCAGAATTTTCTCCTGGAGTTTTCTGCCAG GGATTGCTCGTTTATGGTAAGCAAGGACGGGAAATCTTTAAAGGGAATTTAGATCCAAATGTCTGCAGAGAG GCATGCCTTTACTCTTGGGAGAATAGGATACCACTTATTGCTTACAGCGAGGATCGTTGCTTCACTCTATTTGACCACCCGCTAGTTGACTCTCTGCACACTGTATATCATGAGCCAAAG GGAGAGATCATGCCTTCAGTTGAGCATCTCTTGGCTGCTGGTGACATACAG AAAGTGATCTTCATGGACACTGCCGAAGGAGTCGCAACTACTTTGAGGCCATACTGGTCAGGAGCCATTAGAGATCGTGCGGCAGTTGTTCAAGCTCAGCCAGACATGCTTGAAATTGTACCCCCGGGGACCTCAAAAGGGAGTGGCGTAAAGTTGCTGCTTGATCATTTGGGCGTCACTCCAAAGGAG ATCATGGCTATTGGAGATGGAGAAAATGACATTGAGATGCTTGAGCTAGCTTCTTTGGGTATTGCTCTTAGCAATGGTTCAGAGAAAACAAAGGCTGTTGCTAATCTAATTGGTGCCAGTAATGACGAAGATGGTGCAGCTGATGCAATCTACCGGTATGCATTTTGA
- the LOC101294624 gene encoding uncharacterized protein LOC101294624: MARCGPRATLISTAAAPKLNVPRRANRLEPSKSALFGRKFHALRGYGRRDAARALVRRRVLAEVKEKGLELNVRVTIEEELPQDHEISCVAELLTVDVGSALNLAFGGFKDSGGGFDSVEVSVLLCNDEFIRKRNQEWRDEDRATGVVSKSRHVPDLKVSNVVLGDIVISVETAVRQAQQRGHTLLDEIRLLMVRGLLHLLRFDHEISKEAAGEMEKEEDRFLDSLGWKGKGLVLNAYDAETHGNFNEKPDDRMREDRLRFYKPKFRYIFCDMDGTLLDSRSLMSSTTARALKEASSRGVKIIIATGKARPAVMRVFKMVDLAGKDGIVSEFSPGVFLQGLLVYGIQGREICRRNLDQDVCREACVYSLENKVPLIAFSKDRCLSLFDHPHVDSMHTVYHEPKADIIPSVEHLLAAADIQKLVFMDTAEGVSTALRPYWSEATGDRATVVQTVPDMLELVPPGTSKGSGVKMLLDHLGITPKEIMAIGDGENDVEMLELAGLGVCLSNGAEKTKAVANVIGASNDEDGAADAIYRYAF, encoded by the exons ATGGCGCGTTGCGGCCCACGCGCCACCTTGATATCCACCGCGGCAGCTCCGAAATTGAACGTCCCGCGCAGAGCGAATCGCCTCGAGCCCTCGAAATCTGCGCTGTTCGGCCGGAAGTTTCACGCGCTGCGCGGTTACGGACGGAGAGACGCTGCGAGAGCGTTGGTGAGGAGACGAGTCTTAGCTGAGGTGAAGGAGAAGGGGCTGGAGCTCAATGTGAGGGTCACTATCGAAGAAGAATTGCCTCAGGATCACGAAATTTCG TGTGTTGCGGAATTGCTAACTGTAGATGTTGGAAGTGCATTGAATCTAGCATTTGGCGGATTTAAAGATTCCGGTGGCGGTTTTGACAGCGTGGAGGTTTCAGTGCTTCTTTGCAATGATGAGTTTATCAGGAAACGTAACCAGGAATGGAGAGATGAGGACCGGGCTACTGGTGTGGTTTCCAAGTCCCGGCATGTGCCTGATCTTAAGGTTTCAAAT GTTGTGTTGGGTGACATTGTGATTTCTGTTGAGACGGCAGTGAGGCAAGCTCAGCAAAGAGGCCATACGCTTCTTGATGAGATACGCCTTCTCATG GTGCGGGGATTGTTACATTTATTGAGATTTGATCATGAGATTAGTAAGGAGGCTGCAGGGGAAATGGAGAAGGAGGAGGATCGTTTTTTAGACAGTCTTGGGTGGAAGGGAAAGGGTTTAGTTCTGAATGCATATGATGCTGAAACCCATGGGAATTTCAATGAGAAACCAGATG ACAGGATGAGAGAAGACCGCCTGCGATTTTATAAACCAAAGTTCAGATATATTTTCTGTGATATGGATG GCACCCTTCTTGACAGCAGAAGTCTAATGAGTTCAACCACTGCAAGGGCTCTAAAAGAAGCCTCATCAAGGGGTGTGAAAATAATAATTGCCACTGGAAAA GCTCGTCCTGCTGTGATGCGTGTTTTTAAGATGGTAGATTTAGCTGGAAAAGATGGCATTGTTTCAGAATTCTCTCCTGGGGTTTTCTTGCAG GGATTACTTGTTTATGGTATTCAAGGTCGGGAAATTTGTAGAAGGAATTTAGATCAAGATGTCTGCAGAGAG GCCTGTGTTTATTCACTGGAGAATAAGGTTCCTCTCATTGCGTTCAGCAAGGATCGTTGCTTGAGTCTATTTGATCACCCACATGTTGATTCCATGCATACTGTTTATCATGAGCCAAAG GCGGATATCATACCTTCAGTTGAGCATCTCTTGGCTGCTGCTGACATACAG AAACTGGTCTTCATGGACACTGCTGAGGGAGTATCTACTGCTTTGAGACCATATTGGTCGGAAGCAACTGGAGATCGTGCCACAGTTGTTCAAACTGTGCCGGACATGCTTGAACTTGTTCCCCCAGGAACCTCAAAAGGTAGTGGTGTAAAGATGTTGCTTGATCATTTGGGAATCACTCCAAAGGAG ATCATGGCTATTGGCGATGGGGAAAATGACGTTGAGATGCTTGAGCTGGCTGGTTTGGGCGTTTGTCTCAGTAATGGAGCAGAGAAAACAAAAGCTGTCGCCAATGTAATTGGCGCCAGCAATGACGAAGATGGTGCAGCTGATGCAATCTACCGCTATGCCTTCTGA
- the LOC101298866 gene encoding poly(A) polymerase-like, giving the protein MAASESRKGASSSSSDPPQPPPRTYGITKPIFLSGPSKSDLHRNVELEKFLVDSGLYESKEETAKREEVLGRIGQIVKDWVKQLTRQRGYSDQMVEDANAVIFTFGSYRLGVHGPGADIDTLCVGPTYVNREEDFFIILHDILCEMEEVTELQRVPNAHVPVMKFKFQGISIDLLYASISLLVVPEDLDISDESVLYDVDEQTVRSLNGCRVADQILKLVPNVEHFRTTLRCLKFWGKRRGVYSNVTGFLGGVNWAILVARICQLYPNANPSMLVSRFFRVYTQWRWPNPVLLCSIEENELGLPIWDPRKNPQDRFHHMPIITPAYPCMNSSYNVSVSTLRVITEQFHHGNRICEEIELKKSQWSALFEPYIFFEAYKNYLQVDIVAADDDDLLAWKGWVESRLRQLTLKIERDTNGMLQCHPYPKEYIDASKPCAHCAFFMGLQRKEGVKGQEGQQFDIRGTVDEFRLDVNMYDFWKHGMDMYVCHVRRKQLPSFVFPDGYKRPRLSRHGSQQDEGTYEERCGSNERRIRRKSNPIEDTRPTELGKQTSISPLRVESVSPESIAGRSGGTRNTSLSNGSRLEGPPTGVADINSGGQLESVKGTIVPVGSVENVVRESIAENESTAICASEFPSVWNGVKPSQQGKELVHPSAVSFSESKETCEIEINGDRVGNVVLVDMKNMGTNSTGSILNWTEGVIDVDQEIVKPCSQIMGGDNAEGVLGTTSSNRNLNCEDDVLSSGVEFFWKSGT; this is encoded by the exons ATGGCGGCTTCTGAGAGTCGGAAAGGTGCTTCGTCTTCTTCTTCTGACCCTCCACAGCCGCCGCCGAGGACTTACGGAATCACGAAGCCGATTTTTCTCTCCGGGCCGTCCAAGTCTGATCTTCACCGAAATGTCGAACTCGAAAAG TTCTTGGTTGATTCGGGGCTTTATGAGAGCAAAGAGGAGACTGCGAAAAGAGAAGAGGTTCTCGGCCGCATTGGCCAG ATTGTGAAAGACTGGGTGAAGCAATTGACACGCCAGAGAGGCTACAGTGATCAGATGGTGGAGGATGCAAATGCTGTCATTTTCACTTTTGGATCATATCGACTTGGG GTTCATGGGCCTGGAGCTGATATAGATACTCTCTGTGTTGGGCCGACATATGTGAATCGAGAG GAGGATTTTTTCATTATTTTGCATGACATCCTGTGTGAAATGGAAGAGGTGACAGAACTTCAACGAGTTCCTAATGCTCATGTCCCAGTCATGAAATTCAAGTTTCAGGGCATATCAATTGATCTTTTATATGCAAGCATATCTCTCTTGGTTGTCCCGGAG GATCTGGACATCTCAGATGAATCTGTGCTATATGATGTTGACGAGCAAACAGTTCGAAGTTTGAATGGCTGCAGGGTTGCAGATCAAATTCTTAAGCTTGTTCCAAATGTTGAG CACTTCCGCACGACACTCAGGTGTTTAAAATTCTGGGGCAAAAGGCGCGGTGTTTATTCTAAT GTTACTGGATTCCTTGGTGGTGTAAATTGGGCTATCTTAGTTGCTCGGATATGTCAGCTTTATCCCAATGCAAATCCTAGTATGTTGGTTTCTCGATTCTTCAGAGTGTATACTCAGTGGCGTTGGCCAAATCCTGTACTTCTTTGTTCAATAGAAGAGAACGAACTTGGGTTACCTATATGGGATCCTCGTAAAAACCCTCAGGATCGCTTTCATCATATGCCAATAATAACTCCTGCCTACCCATGTATGAACTCTAGTTACAATGTCTCAGTAAGTACTCTACGTGTTATAACAGAGCAGTTCCACCATGGTAATAGGATATGTGAG GAGATTGAGCTGAAGAAAAGCCAGTGGAGCGCTCTTTTTGAACCTTATATTTTCTTCGAGGCATACAAAAACTATCTACAGGTGGATATTGTAGCAGCCGATGATGATGATTTGTTGGCATGGAAGGGGTGGGTGGAATCTCGTCTTAGACAGCTCACCTTGAAG ATTGAGCGAGACACAAATGGAATGCTTCAGTGCCATCCATATCCAAAAGAGTATATAGACGCATCCAAGCCATGTGCACATTGTGCTTTCTTTATGGGTTTGCAGAGGAAAGAAGGAGTAAAGGGTCAAGAAGGTCAGCAATTTGATATACGTGGAACAGTTGATGAGTTCAGGCTTGATGTAAACATGTATGATTTTTGGAAACATGGGATGGATATGTATGTTTGTCATGTTCGCCGGAAGCAGCTTCCTTCCTTTGTCTTCCCCGATGGGTATAAACGGCCTCGATTATCAAGACATGGTAGCCAGCAAGATGAAGGTACTTATGAAGAACGTTGTGGGTCTAATGAAAGACGTATCAGGAGGAAAAGTAATCCTATAGAGGATACGAGGCCAACTGAACTAGGAAAGCAGACCTCTATTAGCCCACTACGGGTGGAGTCTGTATCCCCAGAAAGTATTGCAGGTAGATCTGGTGGAACACGTAATACTAGCTTGAGTAATGGTAGTAGGTTAGAGGGTCCACCAACTGGAGTTGCAGACATCAATTCTGGTGGACAATTGGAGAGTGTAAAGGGTACCATCGTACCTGTGGGGTCAGTTGAAAATGTTGTGCGGGAGTCCATTGCTGAAAATGAGTCAACAGCTATATGTGCTTCTGAATTCCCTAGCGTGTGGAATGGGGTAAAGCCTTCACAACAGGGTAAGGAGTTGGTACATCCATCTGCTGTATCTTTCTCGGAATCCAAGGAAACATGCGAGATTGAAATAAATGGGGACAGAGTTGGAAATGTGGTTTTGGTGGACATGAAGAATATGGGGACCAATTCTACTGGTAGTATTCTGAATTGGACCGAGGGTGTCATTGATGTTGACCAAGAAATAGTCAAACCATGCAGTCAGATTATGGGTGGGGACAATGCTGAAGGTGTATTAGGAACAACTTCCAGCAATCGGAACCTCAATTGCGAG GATGATGTTCTTTCGTCAGGAGTGGAGTTTTTTTGGAAAAGTGGCACCTGA
- the LOC101294909 gene encoding cytosolic sulfotransferase 15-like isoform 2, with the protein MADHEEKNLSDECKELLLSLPKERGGWLGPPQYQYQGFWCVTADIVQATIAFQRQFQARDSDIVVASVPKCGTTWLKALTFAVVNRHRFEIEAHPLLTSNSHNLVQHFEVDLYINNRVPDFSSKFPGPLSLDETFDKYCQGMDGFGPFWDHILRYWKESLKRPNNVLFFKYEDMKKDVVLHLKALAKFIDCPFTEEEERNGVIEDMAKLCSFDTMKKLEVNKTGTFVMNLESKHLFRKAEVGDWVNYLTPMMKERMSRLIEEKFSGSGLTFEVTPELADS; encoded by the exons ATGGCTGACCATGAAGAAAAAAACCTGAGTGATGAGTGTAAGGAACTCCTTCTTTCTCTCCCCAAAGAAAGAGGAGGCTGGTTAGGCCCTCCCCAATATCAATACCAAGGCTTCTGGTGCGTGACAGCAGATATAGTCCAAGCCACAATCGCTTTCCAAAGGCAGTTCCAAGCTAGAGACTCTGACATAGTTGTGGCCAGCGTACCCAAATGCGGCACCACATGGTTGAAGGCCTTGACTTTTGCTGTGGTGAATCGACACCGTTTTGAAATAGAGGCACATCCCTTGCTCACATCCAACTCCCATAATCTTGTGCAACACTTCGAGGTTGATCTCTACATAAACAACCGAGTTCCTGATTTCTCATCCAAGTTTCCTG GTCCATTGTCCCTCGATGAGACTTTTGATAAGTATTGCCAAGGCATGGATGGGTTTGGTCCATTTTGGGATCACATTTTGCGTTACTGGAAAGAGAGCTTGAAAAGACCTAACAATGTGTTGTTCTTCAAGTACGAGGACATGAAGAAAGATGTTGTACTTCACTTGAAAGCATTAGCCAAGTTTATAGACTGCCCTTTCACCGAGGAGGAGGAGAGAAACGGTGTGATTGAAGACATGGCAAAGCTCTGTTCTTTTGACACCATGAAGAAGTTGGAGGTCAACAAAACCGGAACGTTTGTCATGAATTTGGAGAGTAAACACCTGTTCAGAAAAGCCGAGGTGGGAGATTGGGTTAACTATTTGACCCCTATGATGAAGGAGAGGATGTCCAGACTCATAGAAGAAAAGTTCAGTGGTTCAGGCTTGACATTTGAAGTGACTCCCGAGCTAGCAGATAGCTAG
- the LOC101294909 gene encoding cytosolic sulfotransferase 15-like isoform 1 — MADHEEKNLSDECKELLLSLPKERGGWLGPPQYQYQGFWCVTADIVQATIAFQRQFQARDSDIVVASVPKCGTTWLKALTFAVVNRHRFEIEAHPLLTSNSHNLVQHFEVDLYINNRVPDFSSKFPGEPRRLFATHIPFPSLGTITKSNCKIVYVCRNPFDSFVSYWHFINKVRPQSLGPLSLDETFDKYCQGMDGFGPFWDHILRYWKESLKRPNNVLFFKYEDMKKDVVLHLKALAKFIDCPFTEEEERNGVIEDMAKLCSFDTMKKLEVNKTGTFVMNLESKHLFRKAEVGDWVNYLTPMMKERMSRLIEEKFSGSGLTFEVTPELADS; from the coding sequence ATGGCTGACCATGAAGAAAAAAACCTGAGTGATGAGTGTAAGGAACTCCTTCTTTCTCTCCCCAAAGAAAGAGGAGGCTGGTTAGGCCCTCCCCAATATCAATACCAAGGCTTCTGGTGCGTGACAGCAGATATAGTCCAAGCCACAATCGCTTTCCAAAGGCAGTTCCAAGCTAGAGACTCTGACATAGTTGTGGCCAGCGTACCCAAATGCGGCACCACATGGTTGAAGGCCTTGACTTTTGCTGTGGTGAATCGACACCGTTTTGAAATAGAGGCACATCCCTTGCTCACATCCAACTCCCATAATCTTGTGCAACACTTCGAGGTTGATCTCTACATAAACAACCGAGTTCCTGATTTCTCATCCAAGTTTCCTGGTGAGCCAAGGCGACTCTTTGCAACCCATATTCCTTTTCCTTCGTTGGGTACAATTACAAAGTCCAATTGTAAGATCGTTTATGTTTGCAGAAACCCATTCGACTCATTTGTTTCTTACTGGCATTTCATTAACAAGGTCAGGCCACAATCTTTAGGTCCATTGTCCCTCGATGAGACTTTTGATAAGTATTGCCAAGGCATGGATGGGTTTGGTCCATTTTGGGATCACATTTTGCGTTACTGGAAAGAGAGCTTGAAAAGACCTAACAATGTGTTGTTCTTCAAGTACGAGGACATGAAGAAAGATGTTGTACTTCACTTGAAAGCATTAGCCAAGTTTATAGACTGCCCTTTCACCGAGGAGGAGGAGAGAAACGGTGTGATTGAAGACATGGCAAAGCTCTGTTCTTTTGACACCATGAAGAAGTTGGAGGTCAACAAAACCGGAACGTTTGTCATGAATTTGGAGAGTAAACACCTGTTCAGAAAAGCCGAGGTGGGAGATTGGGTTAACTATTTGACCCCTATGATGAAGGAGAGGATGTCCAGACTCATAGAAGAAAAGTTCAGTGGTTCAGGCTTGACATTTGAAGTGACTCCCGAGCTAGCAGATAGCTAG
- the LOC101299161 gene encoding cytosolic sulfotransferase 15-like yields MADHEVKNLSNECKEFLLSLPKERGWLHLPQYQYQGFWCARADIVQATIAFQRQFQARDSDIVVASVPKCGTTWLKALTFAVVNRHRFEIEAHPLLTSNSHKLVPFLEVDLYINNRVPDFSSKFPGEPRRLFATHIPFPSLGTITKSNCKIVYVCRNPFDSFVSYWHFVNKIRQQSIGPMSLDEAFDRYCQGLHPYGPFWDHMLGYWKESLKRPNNVLFFKYEDMKKDVVSHLKALAKFIDYPFTEEEERNSVIEDIAKLCSFETMKELEVNKTGTFVMNVEKKILFRKAEVGDWVNYLTPMMKERMSKLIEEKLGGSGLTIIVNPELADS; encoded by the coding sequence ATGGCTGACCATGAAGTAAAAAACCTGAGTAATGAGTGTAAGGAATTCCTTCTCTCTCTCCCGAAAGAAAGAGGCTGGCTACACCTTCCCCAATATCAATACCAAGGCTTCTGGTGCGCGAGAGCAGATATAGTCCAAGCCACAATCGCTTTCCAAAGGCAGTTTCAAGCTAGAGACTCTGACATAGTTGTGGCCAGCGTACCCAAATGCGGCACCACATGGTTGAAGGCCTTGACTTTTGCTGTGGTGAATCGACACCGTTTTGAAATAGAGGCACATCCCTTGCTCACATCCAACTCCCATAAACTTGTGCCATTCTTAGAGGTTGATCTCTACATAAACAACCGAGTTCCTGATTTCTCATCCAAGTTTCCTGGTGAGCCAAGGAGACTCTTTGCAACCCATATTCCTTTTCCTTCGTTGGGTACAATTACAAAGTCCAATTGTAAGATCGTTTATGTTTGCAGAAACCCATTCGACTCATTTGTTTCTTACTGGCATTTCGTTAACAAAATCAGGCAACAATCTATAGGTCCAATGTCCCTCGATGAGGCCTTTGATAGGTATTGCCAAGGCTTGCATCCGTATGGTCCATTTTGGGATCACATGTTGGGTTACTGGAAAGAGAGCTTGAAGAGACCTAACAATGTGTTATTCTTCAAGTACGAAGACATGAAGAAAGATGTTGTATCTCACTTAAAAGCATTGGCCAAGTTTATAGACTACCCTTTCACCGAGGAGGAGGAGAGAAACAGTGTGATTGAAGACATAGCAAAGCTCTGTTCTTTTGAGACCATGAAGGAGTTGGAGGTCAACAAAACCGGAACCTTTGTCATGAATGTGGAGAAAAAGATCCTGTTCAGAAAAGCTGAGGTGGGAGATTGGGTTAACTATTTGACCCCTATGATGAAGGAGAGGATGTCCAAACTCATAGAAGAAAAGCTCGGTGGTTCAGGCTTGACAATTATAGTGAATCCCGAGCTAGCAGATAGCTAG
- the LOC101299451 gene encoding uncharacterized protein LOC101299451 yields the protein MADHEVKNLSDEYKELLSLPKERGWLDLPQYQYQGFWYARANIVQATIAFQKQFQARDSDIVVASVPKCGTTWLKALTFAVVNRHRFEPISKSWIRHWAHPLLTSNAHNLVPYLEVDLYIDNRVPDFSSKFPGEPRRVFATHIPFPSLGTITKSNCKIVYVCRNPFDTFVSYWHFVNKIRQQSIGPMSLDEAFDRYCQGLHPYGPFWDHMLGYWKESLKRPNNVLFFEYEDMKKDVVSHLKALAKFIDYPFTEEEEREMEDAIVARCCFDSKTIAFPIYSHTKYKDISDHISSRFESFDGGEVKLSYAFGGYSACLLQTDMDVQMVYLSLSTENKSSIDIMENAAPSAKKYLSTDWKTYIMHVGQQFEGGVDDFREKLAKYAIEKGFRYRCLKNEASRVTAVCDKRDTKGCLWKVHATLNRVNSFFCIRKLNHEHTCNGYIHDGKSPVMGSKIVSSVLENQLRSSPLIRPVDIVKDFKRNYSIEISYYNAWKRKEMAKRDVHGDEAMSYKHLELYVNELEKTNPGSYATLECDADHRFVRMFISFQGCIEGFKHCRPILALDGTHIKNKYKGHLLSTTGKNGNNGIYPLAYAIVASEDENNWTWFMENLNHILKDQGRTITFISDRCKGLLEAVSKVFPDSPHGYCLHHLQKNLRNKYPNSIGGASFREKMVSLFNYCAYASTKEQFVEELSRFKKVDGKIAIKFLASLPDENWSNAYFPGKRYGEMCSNIAESFNSWVKEERELPIYELVDSIRLKVMKMNSERRLDADTWNGFLCPVIEKQVDVSVEAGRHWEVVRSSINFKE from the exons ATGGCTGACCATGAAGTAAAAAACCTGAGTGATGAGTACAAGGAACTCCTTTCTCTCCCCAAAGAAAGAGGCTGGCTAGACCTTCCCCAATATCAATACCAAGGCTTCTGGTACGCGAGAGCAAATATAGTCCAAGCCACAATCGCTTTCCAAAAGCAGTTCCAAGCTAGAGACTCCGACATAGTTGTGGCCAGCGTACCCAAATGCGGCACCACATGGTTGAAGGCCTTGACTTTTGCTGTTGTGAATCGACACCGTTTTGAA CCCATCTCTAAATCCTGGATCCGCCATTGGGCACATCCCTTGCTCACATCCAACGCCCATAATCTTGTGCCATACTTAGAGGTGGATCTCTATATAGACAACCGAGTTCCTGATTTCTCATCCAAGTTTCCTGGTGAGCCAAGGAGAGTCTTTGCAACCCATATTCCTTTTCCTTCGTTGGGTACAATTACAAAGTCCAATTGTAAGATCGTTTATGTTTGCAGAAACCCATTCGACACATTTGTTTCTTACTGGCATTTCGTTAACAAAATCAGGCAACAATCTATAGGTCCAATGTCCCTCGATGAGGCCTTTGATAGGTATTGCCAAGGCTTGCATCCGTATGGTCCATTTTGGGATCACATGTTGGGTTACTGGAAAGAGAGCTTGAAGAGACCTAACAATGTGTTATTCTTCGAGTACGAAGACATGAAGAAAGATGTTGTATCTCACTTAAAAGCATTGGCCAAGTTTATAGACTACCCTTTCACCGAGGAGGAGGAGAGA GAGATGGAAGATGCAATCGTTGCAAGGTGTTGTTTCGACTCAAAAACAATAGCATTTCCGATTTACAGTCACACAAAATACAAGGATATAAGTGATCACATATCTTCTAGATTCGAGAGTTTTGACGGTGGAGAAGTTAAATTGTCGTATGCATTTGGAGGTTACTCAGCTTGTTTACTGCAAACAGACATGGATGTCCAGATGGTGTACTTGTCTCTTTCAACTGAAAACAAATCTTCCATCGACATAATG GAAAATGCCGCACCATCTGCAAAGAAATATTTGTCTACTGATTGGAAGACATATATTATGCATGTCGGGCAACAGTTTGAGGGTGGTGTCGATGACTTTAGAGAAAAACTAGCCAAGTATGCCATTGAAAAGGGTTTTCGTTACAGATGCTTGAAAAATGAAGCATCACGTGTCACTGCTGTATGTGACAAGAGAGATACTAAAGGATGTTTATGGAAAGTTCATGCGACTCTTAATCGTGTAAATAGTTTTTTTTGCATCCGTAAATTAAACCATGAGCACACATGCAATGGTTACATACATGATGGGAAAAGCCCTGTAATGGGATCGAAAATTGTGTCATCGGTGTTGGAGAATCAACTTCGAAGTAGTCCACTCATAAGACCAGTGGACATTGTTAAAGATTTCAAGAGGAATTATAGTATTGAGATTTCATACTACAATGCGTGGAAAAGAAAAGAAATGGCAAAGAGGGATGTCCATGGTGATGAGGCGATGTCATATAAACATTTGGAGTTGTATGTTAATGAGTTGGAGAAGACAAATCCGGGTTCTTATGCTACACTAGAGTGTGATGCAGACCACCGTTTTGTACGTATGTTCATATCATTCCAAGGTTGCATCGAGGGATTCAAACATTGCAGACCTATTCTTGCTCTTGATGGTACACATATCAAAAACAAGTACAAAGGCCATCTATTATCGACCACAGGAAAAAATGGAAATAATG GTATATATCCCTTGGCATATGCAATTGTGGCATCAGAGGATGAAAACAACTGGACGTGGTTCATGGAAAATTTAAACCACATATTAAAGGATCAAGGTCGTACAATAACTTTCATTTCCGATCGCTGCAAGGGCTTGCTTGAGGCTGTTTCCAAAGTGTTTCCAGACTCACCTCATGGTTATTGTTTGCACCACTTGCAAAAAAATCTTCGAAACAAGTACCCTAACTCAATCGGTGGTGCTTCGTTTCGTGAGAAAATGGTATCATTGTTCAATTATTGTGCGTATGCTTCTACAAAGGAACAATTTGTTGAGGAATTATCAAGGTTTAAAAAAGTAGATGGGAAGATAGCAATCAAATTTTTGGCATCACTTCCCGATGAAAATTGGTCAAACGCCTACTTCCCAGGTAAAAGGTACGGTGAAATGTGTTCAAATATAGCAGAGTCATTTAACAGCTGGGTTAAAGAAGAGCGTGAGCTACCTATTTATGAGTTGGTCGATAGCATCCGCTTGAAGGTGATGAAGATGAACTCAGAAAGACGCCTTGATGCTGATACATGGAACGGGTTCCTATGCCCTGTGATAGAGAAGCAAGTTGACGTTTCTGTAGAAGCTGGAAGACATTGGGAGGTGGTTCGATCAAGCAT CAATTTTAAAGAATGA